The following nucleotide sequence is from Glycine max cultivar Williams 82 chromosome 9, Glycine_max_v4.0, whole genome shotgun sequence.
attagttttattatatataattttatgagtctcaataaatttcaaataataataaaaaatgtattaaaaaaaatactatattgcTAGCAGTTTTCTTTGTCCATAAAAGGTGAGGGGAAAGGGAAATgcatcataaatatttttagcacccattgataattatttatattattcctTAATTTCAtctgttttatttattgattaagaTTATAACACccatatattaagaaaaataattgatctctttatgtttgttaaaattatttataatttttattatattttatttcttcgaattcttattttaaagtttcatatatcattttttttatttttttggtaaaataataaaaatattaattttatttaataatttcaaaatgaaaaataaatacaaataacttttttttttaaaatgacataTCAGAAGAAATTGATGTGGTATtttgttgtcttttttattCCAGACATGGAAGTGGATTTTTGAACATCAACCATCTTGAATTGAAAACTCTAGACCAAACTTATCTGATACAAAGTTGGTTAAATTCTAAGCTTTTCTACCTTTAAGCATGTATACGTTCAAGTATCAATTTATTGGTTTCGTTTGTATTCTACCAATATCTACCATCACTTTCGTAGTGGTCCCTGTAGTTAGGCTACCTCATAAGTACGTTTTGGGCCTGCACAAGTCAAGTTACCTTTAAATATGAAAACTCAGAGTGTGAAGTTAAGTTCCTCCGTAATTGGCTGTTTTTAGAGGTAACTGGCCTAACGTAATAATATATCACTCAGAAATTAGTGGGGCAGATAATAAACATATGTAAGATTATgtactttaattataaaatttctctAACTTTATAAAGTGGATTTATTCTATGCTTTCTTTTTATAGCATCCAAGTGATTCTGCTCCATAGTAGAGTGGTTAGCCTAGCTAGAATTTCTAGGTAAAGCCAAACATGGGAATCtatattaattgaattttagcAAATTGTAGCACACCATCAAACCATTGTgttaatgtaataaataaaaaaaggagaaatgGAAGCACTAGTGTTTAGCAAGTGCCAAATGTTATTTGCTTGAAGAAGTACTAaggttgaattttaaattaaaatagtaaattacttTTGGTTTTTGAAGTTGTAAGAGTTGGTTAAATTGGttactaatattaataaaatggcAAAATATTCCTGAAAATTGTAAGTGGCCTAGTAATTttggtattttattaaaaaatattgtgtaatcagtagtaatataaaaaaaaactatttttattcatCGTTGTGTGGGTTGAACAAtattttagagttttttttcacttcactctctctttcgtcataataattttaattaataatatattaactaGAGGAAGTAATTCCATATATGTATATCTCTCTATATTGGTTATAGATTATGATTACCTATTTACCTACGTTGGAGAGAGAAATATTCTATTGCCAATGTGCACTATTATCCGTATAAGGGCTCATTTGGTGGCTAGATGGGTTAAGATAGAGATAAAATATTTGGTATGCATTAGGTAATAAATTACACAACAATAGAATacgttcaaatttttaaaaatattaatgtataattttataaaaattaaattttaatttgtttttaataaattgtgaaaattatactttatttatgcagttaatttttttataattataaacaaattatataagttttgtaaattactcaaatatttatcattaaaaaatatttgaataataattatttaatttttaatatttgaattaataatttaatttaaatttatatgtcaaaattattatcattattattataataatagtaaaagATAATGTGTTGATTAAAAAACatagtatatatatttgtataaattaatacattagtgcaatttatataataacaaaataaatatattaaatatgagttaattaatcacaattttattgtatcaattttaattaaaaatatttttattggaacttgatataagaataaaaaatagtcattaaaattaaaatctcaattaaatgaaagatattttaaatataataatattaaataagataaaattagttaaaaaaattatatttaaatttttttagaaggaacttatatttctttattaattttctttacttataaaaaataaaattttggggaaaaaaaaatctttctggATCTTTTACTATTCTAGCCAGAGCATAAGTTGGAAACTTGGTTCcagactaaaaatgaaaaacaaatgaaGTTGTCCATTGAAGACGAAACATTGACTGGGGCTTAAATGAAGGGAGAGTAGAGAAAGTCAGAAACTGTTCCGTTTTCGAGTGTTCAGCAGTCAGTATTGATTGTTGACCGTACTCGATCGCGCCCCCACTCACATGCACTGCATCTTCCCCACACCCTATCATTGACTTTTGACCAATTTTTCATAatggataaaattatttatccttCTATTTtaactgttttattttttactgcTGAAATTCATATTGTAAACTAATCGGAATgagtttttgtgtgtgtgtgtgtttaattggaattagtaaaaattatagtaaattacactcattattttttttatcaagatttTGTGAGATTTACAAATTATCCATACTTTTATCTATTCCTACTttaactcttttattttttaataatatattggcACTCAAATATATATTACACTATACATCCCTAAACAAAAGATTATTGTATATGTTAAAAAAGCAAAGTGAGTTTCTACAAATTTTACGATATATACCTCTTAGATGGTTAGcgcaaaattttaattgaattaagtCAAACTCTTTTTTggattatattttaagaaatcaaaTACTTTATCGGGTTTGAAATTAAttaggttaaataaaaaaaaccatatataatccaatttttttttttaaaaaagagagtGAAATTGATTTAGTTAACCTGTTTTGGATCCACATCTACATAAGTACTTATAAAGATGTtgtgtcatttaaaaaataaaaataaaaaacaaactaaataattaatatactaacattaattatatatatatatatcataaatatattaaaataaaaattactagtCACAATTTACCTatctttagttttaaaaacaattaatatcataaacttaaaaatattaagtgaCACCCTAAAAAAACTACATACAcctatcaacaattttttttaaaataaaatatttaataatcaaaatatgatcattaaaatataaactaaagtgttaaaataatatatatgtataattaaaccatatgtatacatacatatatctatatatatatatatatatatatatatatatatatatagtatatcattataaaaatttaaccaCTGCATGGCATCATAGAaggaaccattttttttttctaacaacatataaaagaaactatttgcaacatataaaaatataaatagatttaattaaattcccAATACCCAATGCACAATTTAGGCAATTTCATACAACAACCATTCACTTTGGGTGTGTCCAATCATGCCTTTTCGCAACCAAACGCTTCCTCCTGCATTGCTCCCTTTGTTTTTGGAGTTTTCtgaaaatgtgttaaaaaaaggTAATTTAAAAAAGAGAGTGTAATGCTTATACATTCatggtgtaaaatattttaatatcatcatttaattataaattattatttaaattattttaaaataattattttaaaatttaataaatatttatgatgaattataattaaataattgtgtaaattttttttacatagtcagtatataattatttttttctttaaaaaaataaatctaaaagaatatatatatatatatatatatatatatatatataataaaggaaaatatatacaacaattatttaaattagaccagaatatatatatatatatatatatatatatatatatatatataataaaggaaaatatatacaacaattatttaaattagaCCAAACTCCACTTAACTCAAATTATTTACAAcgtatattttaagaaaataataaactttcaaaaggAATAATTGATTATCTTGTGAGGAACAATTGATTGCcaatacctttttcttttttctcgaCAGAACTGATTGTCAATACTAACAATCAATTAtttggatattttaattttttttatctctttcctatttttttttcaaattaaatacttttacaatttatttctattctttccTCCGATATTAAATGGAGAGGAGAATCCTCGAGAGTTTGATTGATGAACTTGTGCTTTTAAAATTAGTACTAATGCCAAATACATTGAGTATTGACACGAGGAAGGTGTCAAGGAAAGATGGTAACTACACAAATCGTGATTTTCTATGTTAGGAATACGTGAAAAATATGACTATATAACGctgtgattattttattattatttattgcatGTATCATGTCAGTATTTATTACGATGCTgggtaaaagggaaaaaaagaaaagaaaaggaaaaagttaGAAACCAAATTTCCTAAAACGTGtgaatgtagaaaaaaaaaacgttaaagCGAATCCGACAGGGCAAAATCTGACAAGAACCatgttttaacatttttatatatctaatctaatcttccatataataattaaaaaaagaaatatgcagagatTTTCTCTGTCTAGGAAAAGATGCGTTTGACTTTCTATCTCTTGAAAACGCCCCACAAAAACCAAGGCCTAAATAAACCTgaatcattcattcattcattcattcattcagcCTCCCTAATACTTAGCCACATCTATTGCATGCTCTCTCCCCTCATCTCCTTCTTATTCTCTGCAATATATCATAGTGCCAAACTctcatctttctctctctctcacacacacacaatataAGTCCACCCTAAACAATCACCATGGCAGTTGAAGCTAGTTACATGAATCTCTTGCCTTCTCAGTTACTCACTAACAGGTACCAATATACCACCATCcttaccagaaaaaaaaaacatgaaaaaactcTATTTGTTATTGTCTCTatggttctattttttttaattttgttgcatGATTTTTCCCTATGTATTCATATGAGGTGTTTATTGTTGCAGAGAACTCATCAAATCCAATCAACAGCTACAGCATCAATTAAACTCTGATTACATGTACAACACTACTACCCAGATGGATTCTTCTTCAGCTTTGCCTCAACCAGCAACAATGCCTGAATCACTCTTGTCCTTCTACCAATCCAACTTTTGTGATCCAAACAAGGCAGATAGTGGTCTCACCTACCATATTCCTCTCCAGAGAAAGCGTTCAAGAGATTTCACCACCGAATTAACCTCTCTCCCAGCTCACCAGAAGAACAAAATCTCCTCTGATCCTTCCTTTCTCAACCAAGAGATTCTCTACCAATTTCAGAACCAACAATCGGAAATTGATCGAGTCCTTGCCCATCATGTAAGTTAATTCCCACTTTCCATCCCTCTATTcaatcaattttagttttttttttttaaaaaaaattcaaatacaagACAAAAGGAAATTGTTCATTTATGAATCCGGATTTCCTGCTGTCGGCAGCTTTTCCGCATTCACATGTTACCTCATTTAAAACTGTTGAGTGAAGATTTGATGACTCGTATTTATGAGTCATTTGATTTTCATGCAACAGTTATTTATGACTGACTGTGTGAATGcgtgaaaagaaaaaactgaGTATGGAGTAACAAAAAGGGAGAgtgataaattttcaaaatttgcctAGTAAAAATTCATGGGatgttcttattatttttatataaaaaaaaattgttctaatTAATTTGTGTTGTGGATTTGAGCAGACTGAGAAAGTGAGAATGGAGCTGGAGGAACAAAAAATGAGGCAATCAAGGATGTTTGTGAGCGCAATCCAAGAAGCAATGGCGAAGAAGCTGAAGGAAAAAGACCAAGAGATTCAGAGAATGGGGAAGCTGAATTGGGCCCTTCAAGAAAGAGTCAAAAGCTTGTGCATGGAGAACCAAATTTGGAGGGAATTGGCACAAACAAACGAATCCACAGCCAACTACCTACGAAGCAATTTGGAACAAGTGCTGGCACATGTGGGCGAGGAACGCGCCACCGTGGGCGATGATGCTCAATCTAGCTGTGGCAGCAATGATGCGGCGGAGGCCGGAAACGACACTGCGGCGTCCGCGGCGGCGACCGGTCGTGGTAGGTTGTGTAAGAACTGTGGGCTGAGGGAGTCAGTGGTGCTGTTGTTGCCATGCAGGCATCTTTGCCTTTGCACAATGTGTGGGTCCACAGTAAGGAATTGTCCTATTTGTGACTCTGACATGGATGCTAGCGTGCATGTCAATCTCTCTTAgtacaactttttttcttttttctttttacataattttcatTGTAGAGTTTAGAACAACagaaactagaaaaaaaatagtttatcttGTCAAAAAGAcagttagaagaaaaaaaaaatagaatttagaaTTCTTTTGTTCATATGCTtggatcttttttctttttctttcctctcagTTATCttattgatatgattttttttgatttgttttatacTATATTAAGTATTTAGGTAGTAATTCCTCATATCAATTACAAGCGTTTGCGGTATCAATGTTTACCTAACAATATGTTTAGGGTATATCAATTATTACTAGGAGATAGAATCCTGCATGCAATGCGCGGTAAGAAAATATCACTTATATTGGCAAAAATGAAAAGTAAGATTTATTCAAACGTAtcatattatctttttaaaattcaatataaagTTTTTATTATGATGTATTTTATTGTTTCCATCTACAACCATATATTATTTCCTACCTTTTAATTATAATcgaatttttgttgttttcgaATGATATTTTGGTGTAAAGATTTTTTACTTTGTTAGACTAATAgttatcttaaaagttatatttattaCGATTGATtatcaatgtaaatttttttaatattaacataaattaaacctttcaaatgtaaaaatattgtgATTTATAATGatcttattttattcaaataaaaatattttcaatataataaaaaaaatatttgtgatgtagaaaaaaaaatgaattaaaccaataaaatataatatgtcTAAAGTAATATTCATTCAAGTTTCTAGAAATTAAGGTGAAGTGTAATGTATGATTTAAGCattaaaggaagaaagaaggaagtTTCTAAACAAGAGGTGAAAAAATGAGAATGGAATGAATATGATAGTATATATGCATTTAGAAAAAGAAGGCAAGTGGTATAGTGTGTGTCCCCGATGTGGTAAACCCTTGGAGTGAATGGTGGTGAACGTTAGAAGGGAAAGAGAGGAATGGATGTGTTTGGAAAGTAGTGATGGGGCGGTGGGGTGTGAATGTGAATGTGAATGTGAATGGGAAAGGCAAAGTAAAGGCCAAAGGGGGCACACACAGTAAGGGTTGTGCTGTGATATGGCCATAAGTGGGCATCAATATTCTGGAAACGGCCAAGAGGAGTGGTTtcattttgtttgctttcattaTTTTGGCTTCAAGGGGCAGCAAAAGTCTTAAAAGTTGAAACAGACCTAAAATCCCCATAAAGTGAAAGCAAGCAAACagagtaaaaaagaaagaaatgaaagataagTCCCTCTTGGctgtggagagagagagagagagagaagagtatAATTTAGAAAACCATGATGGCATGGGCAAAGTATAAAGTTTTCCCATGTCAAATCGGCATCATTGTTTCTTGTACCACTGCCCTTGCACCATTATGGAATAGGATGCTTCCTCCCTTCCTtccttctcttttatttatctcttctcttttctttttcttactcACCCCTTTTACCTTCCTCCACCCTTTCCTCTTTCTATAATTCTTTGTCCCCACCCTCCAAAAGTTTCTGCATTGCTTGCACCACCTTGCCAATAATATAGGGCCTAATTTTGTTCTCCATCCCCTtgcaaaaaaattcaacaacacAATACAATGATACATTATTaagaatataaaactatttgaattttagtttaaaatctatgtattgaatatataaaaaatttaacctaTTAGAATCGGCCTAGTCACGGAAGTTGGAATGATATGCTTGAATCTCAAtacaattattgaaaaaaaaaatagtgtaaaaAGCTTTACCAATTAAACAATCACAGGTTATGTGAACTATaacttttaagttaattattataaaaataaataaaattataatatttttaaaaaattagcgACTGAAGatagaaatttttatattattaatttatatgtttaaaaaaatattagtcataCTCTTTCCAATATTCTCTTTTTAagattcttttttaattgttcaaaGTTTTTTGACAATCATAATTTTTGTAggatttatttcttatttaatgattttttatcctAATTCGAAACAATacctaaaaaaatgacaattttgataaaatcaaTCATAAATGGAGTCTTAGAAAGATAATCTCGCTAGCATTCcttgtatattattttcttaaactgatttttattttaattaatcataacatttttatgataattatcttataaCTAATACTaaatcaaatatgatttttgattaattgaaataaatttattcatcCTAATAATTCACATATGTTAAACTCAAAATTCAATTACACCATTAGCTAGCATATATAAAGGTGAGAGCAGCAAAATTTTAAGTACTCggaataaatcaataaaataaacaccACGTTTGTAACATTATAAAAGGGATGCCAAATCAAGGATAATCAATGCTAAACTATCGATAGTTATGAAAAAGAAAGTAATGATTCTTTTATTGTGTTtggattaaaaaagaataatgtaACATACCTAcccgaataaaataaaatggggaaaaattatttcatatttacacCTTACTTTTGTACTTGGGCATTGATGATTGAATCTACTAGTTATAGTAAGAGATATCGGTGGATAGGCAGTGATCGAATCAGTAAAAATTTAGCAAAATGTTTACAAACCTGTATCTACATTGATAAATATtcttaaatctttttttaatattaaaaaaaaaagttcgattctatttttattatagatttgataaattttttaagaagaTAGTTCTGATAAAGTTTGCATTgttaataaatttctttatttttccgtaaaagaaataattttatttatttgttataataatttatcaaccTAAAACATTAAGTTGAAATAGTGCGTCTCATTGGATTtagtaagattttttattttataaaaaaggcaAGATTTTCTTAAGATAAATTCAgtaacattttaaatataatgcaTATATCTATAATTCCTTCACTTCTTTTtacaattattgtttttttctattttttttcctttatttattatgtcaCACTATTTATTAcatctttcatttttctcattttcccgTCTCATCTCATTAGACATATACACGTACTAATTAATGTCTCAATATTCCCTCGTTAGCTACATTAGGATTTAAATATCACTGCTTccttaggtaattaaaaaagtaattgaatttttatatccaatttctttttttatacggTTAAAATAGACTTATTTTCCTATTCAActaatttataactaaattatTCATCTAACGTATGTATTTTTATGGGATtggtatgttttaaaattaaaataaatatttgataatttaaatattcaaaatgattagttttacttaaatatttaaaataattattgagtatatttttatttccaaaCGTGCATTATTGTATTGTGAGAGCATagattaataaaatcataattaaaatttgattcaattttttctaaaagaattacatatattgcattaaaaaaattatatcgaaACATGTTCACTATTTCTAAGTACTATCAATCAAGCTGAAATAGAATGCCAAACGCACTGAATTTAAATTTGACAATATAGTatttcttttctaaataaattgaACATTACTTCAGATACCGATACCGTTCCCACTACCTTGTCTTTTAATCTGTCAAAACTTTTATAATTGCTATTATTATTAAAGTCCTTGTTTAATATGGGTTCAGTGACCCACATGTATATTATAAACCAAAGATCCAGGTAGAGCCATCTTTTTCAGTCTCTCCTAACTTTATCTTTCATCTTTTCCCAATACTCAAAATCTTGTCTTGTGACTTGTCtgtcacaaaaaagaaaaggaaagtatAATTTTAGTTGTACTTCTCTTCTCAATTTGGGATAGAATGATTGAAATGTTCACATATCCTCCTCATTCTATCCTTTTACTCCTTTCCTATTCAATTGCCTTttgattctttcttttctttttttttttaattcattcaagTCCACCACCATCTTTATGCTTTTTGGAATAAAATCCATCCTAGTGGAAAAGAGTAGAACACACGGTTTTCCTAATTAACGAGGATTTCTCCGAATCACTCCTCTTTCTCCATACATACAATATTAAGTGATTAATCTAATTGAATCTAAGTTGAAATAACAATTccaaatttatatattgtttgatttcagtaaaaaagaaaactcgAATATATTTTTACCATTTCTCCtctgatttattttttcaccATTCTATCTTGATTTAGGGGAGATATAAACACATAAAttaccttcaatttttattttgacccATAAGATTCgagtttaaatattaaaaaatttagaataacTCATATTATTCATCAACTAATAATTAAGCTAGACTTTTTGGTGAATTTGCGATTCAAATGATACTCTACAAACCATTTTctcctctctttcttttctttaattttaatctttttttcatGGTTTTAAATAACATTTCACAACTGCAATTACAGCTACaatattaagatattttaacTCATCATAAGACAATTACAATTAGAATCATATATGTTTCATAATTATTCGTAATATAAAGATTTTCTAACTTATCACATTTACGATCACCAtcgaaatttaaaaccatgCATTTTCTAATCCATATGAAGCATGTAGAgatcattaataatttttttttttataatgtgatgaaataaaacaatatggtttcataattaataattacaataGTATAGTATGTTGAACTTTTTCCGTACCCACTAGCTATGATAGTAGTAATacctttattttcttatgatGAAATTGGTATGATGCTTCCAATAAGGTGTTAGGGAAATAATGGATAGACTATAGAATGGAAATGGAATACAAGGTGGGGGGGTAAATGGTACATAGTGCAATATTGCATGTGTTGTTGGGCATTAACGTCAGCATGTGGCAAGTAGTAGAGTCTGAATCTGACACATGATCAGAATCTGACAGAATTTCAGGAGTCCCACTAAGCGTGAACAGAAATTGATGGCCTGTTATGTTACTGTAGCTTAGCTTCTTCGCTTCAGAACCACGTTCAGTCCAAAACACCACACCAATTCAGTGACACATATCACAGTAGTACCCATCGATCAGAACATGACCATCATGCACCAAGAACAACACAACAACATATTCGTAttcattcataataaataataatggtCACTTTCTCTATTGCCCTAACTatgtttcttaatttcttttcttcccacCCTCTCAAACCCCTATAAATGTATAGTACAGTGTCATCATAATATGGGGAGAAGAAAACAACTACTGAATGAATGCCCCATTTCATGGACAAATTTTAGTGCAATGAATTTGTGATGCCCAATGGAGACTCGCCACCCATGCAGTGAAAAGTTAAAATGTTCAGTCACTTTACAGCAAAATTACAGCTATTGCCGGGGAAGCTATCCACAAGTACATGTTCTTTTCTTGGGAAATTAGTAGAACCTAATTTATTcgaataaaatagtaaatacttttttttatttaattataaatagtcAGTAGAATAAGATACATTAATTGTTGTTAATTtgttgatatcttaattcaattcTTATAGATATTGGGTGgatagtttaaatttatttgttaaaaaaatgtttattttagtaaaataagtatttttcttttgtgtttttaGTATATTCgcctaaaattattttcatttaaattttttttttacttatttcaagaatcaaattctctctatttctttaaaaatgcatatatgaaaattatttattttaaaattatttttttatgtttaaacaaATTCATCCCTTTTTCTCTCTCGGTAGATTATATCTATTACtccttctattttaaaataattaagtgtcacctatgaagattttttttctcaaaataagtattatattaattttttaatataatattagttatttaaaaacaactttttttacTGATACTCTCACTAAATATCACTttaactcattttaattttttaatataacattaataataagattaattttgtaagTGTTATACTAGTAGTGTTAATAAAATATGTCTTATACTTAATATTCAAGAACACAGCTCTCATCTATCAAacacatgtttttatttctgcatttattttattatatttgcaaCTTTCCTTTACAGTTTTCTTTCCTattgaatatgaaataatttaattcatgaaaGATCATAAAAGATAGTTTAGTTCATGAAAGAtcataaattatgaaataatcattgaaaggataaaaattacgataatttaattatgtcatcaggttaaatttattatatttttta
It contains:
- the LOC100781461 gene encoding BOI-related E3 ubiquitin-protein ligase 1: MAVEASYMNLLPSQLLTNRELIKSNQQLQHQLNSDYMYNTTTQMDSSSALPQPATMPESLLSFYQSNFCDPNKADSGLTYHIPLQRKRSRDFTTELTSLPAHQKNKISSDPSFLNQEILYQFQNQQSEIDRVLAHHTEKVRMELEEQKMRQSRMFVSAIQEAMAKKLKEKDQEIQRMGKLNWALQERVKSLCMENQIWRELAQTNESTANYLRSNLEQVLAHVGEERATVGDDAQSSCGSNDAAEAGNDTAASAAATGRGRLCKNCGLRESVVLLLPCRHLCLCTMCGSTVRNCPICDSDMDASVHVNLS